GGATCGTGGTGCCCGCGGCGTCCTGCAGCGGGACCGAGTGCGGCAGGCTGATGCCGTACTGCGCGTAGACGTACATGATGTAGCCCGAGCAGTCGAAGCCGGACGGGTCCGCGCCGCCGAAGACGTACGGGGTGCCGATGTACTGCTTCGCGGTGGCGACGACGGCCGGCAGCGAGAACGGAGTGTTCGCGGCGGCCGCCGTGGTGGCGATCTCGTTCGCGGACGGGCCGCTGTACGACGAGTACTGCTTCGCGGTCTGCGCGCGCGCCGCCTGGGTCGCTGCGGCCTGGGCCTGCGCAGCCGCGGCCTGCTCGGCGGCGGCCTTCTGCGCGGCCTCGGCGTCGAGGGTGGACTGGGCGGTCGCGCCGTAGCCGTCACGCGACGTCCCGGCGAGGGCCACGGCGTCGGACACTGAGAACTGCTGTGCCTGGGTCGTGCGGACCTGGCGCTGCGCGTCGGCGGCGGTCGAACCGGTCTGCTGCGTCGCGGCGAAGGCCGGGGCGACGGCCACGGTGCCGAACATGCCGGCGGCGACCGTCAGCACGACGGGGGCGAGGAACCGGCGCTTGCGGGCCGAGCTGCTCGCCTTGGCGGTCTCGGCGGCGCGGGCGGCCTGCGCAGCGCGACGGCCGCCGGGGAGCGGTGCGTCGCGGACGGGGGTGATGCGACGGGCGGGGGCTTCGGTCTGGCGCGCGGCCCGCCGGGTGAGCGGGGCGTCGTTCGCGGTGTTCGTCGGGTTGGCGGGCGTCTGGTCGTCCGCGGCGGAACCGGTCTGCGTCAAGGGTGGTGTCTCCGGCGTCTCGTCACCGTCTCCGCCTGGGTCAGGGCGGAGGGGCGGACCCCATCCGTTCGTCATCGTTTCCGATCGAGGCAGGAGACGGGTTCGAGACGTCCTGCCACGGGTCCTGGGCCTCGTGGGCGGCCCGGGGACTCGACGAGTGTACGTGGGGGCCGTTACCTTGTCGAGATGAAACGACGGTTCGGTAACGGAACGATCACGAACCCCTGATCAGCGGCGATCGACCCTCGTGACCTTGTGCCGATTCTCAGGCTCGGACGGCGCCCCGACGGTCAGTCCCGCTCGATGTAGACGTGCTGCGCGACCTCGGTCGGCAGCTCGATGCCGGCGTCCTCGCCGTCCACCCGGACCGCGACGTACGCACCGGCGCGCTGCACCCGGGCGACACGGCCGGGCATGACGCCGGCGGTGCGCAGCTGGTGCAGCAGCTCGGGCTCGAACTGCACCGGTTCACCCAGGCGACGCACGACGCCGACCGCGACGGCGTCCGTGCCGTCGGTCGCCGCGACGATGTTCTGCACACCGTCGAGGAACTGCCCCGCCGTCGGTCCACCGATCTCGGCGAGCCCGGGGATCGGGTTGCCGTAGGGCGACTCCGTGGGGTTGCCGAGCATCTCGAGCAGTCGGACCTCGACCTGCTCGCTCATCACGTGCTCCCAGCGGCAGGCCTCGTCGTGCACGAAGGCCCAGTCGAGTCCGATCACGTCGGCGAGGAGCCGTTCGGCCAGCCGGTGCTTGCGCATCACGTGCGTCGCCCGCGAGCGACCCTCGCCCGTGAGCTCGAGGTGGCGGTCACCGGAGACGACGACCAGACCGTCGCGCTCCATCCGCGCGATCGTCTGGGAGACGGTGGGACCGGAGTGTCCGAGACGCTCGGAGATGCGCGCGCGCAGCGGCACGATCCCCTCTTCCTCGAGGTCGAGGATCGTCCGCAGGTACATCTCCGTGGTGTCGACGAGATCGGTCACGGTCCGCCTCTCATGTCTGGGCCCAGCCCGATCCACCCTACTTGAGCAGTGCGACAAGACCGCACCGACGGGCGCGCTCCACGGCCTGGAGGCGCGGGTCGGGTCCGCCCCGTCCGGCCGGTCCAGGGTCGGTGACGGTGGGATACCGCTCGCTAGGATCGGCGCATGGCAGACATCGTCATCCCCGCCGAACTCCTCCCGACCGACGGACGCTTCGGCTGCGGCCCGTCCAAGATCCGCGGCGCGCAGCTCGAGTCACTCGTGACCCGCGGGGCGACGATCCTCGGGACGTCCCACCGCCAGAAGCCCGTGAAGGACCTCGTCGGCAGCGTCCGCCGCGGCCTCGCCGACCTCTTCCAGCTCCCGGACGGCTACGAGGTCGTCCTCGGCAACGGCGGCTCGACCGCGTTCTGGGACGCCGCCGCCTTCGGGCTGGTCGAACGTCGTGCCGAGAACCTGTCCTTCGGCGAGTTCGGCTCGAAGTTCGCCAAGGCCACGGACACCCCGTGGCTCGAGACCCCGCACGTCGTCGAGGCACCCGGCGGCTCGCTCGCCGCGCTCGAGCCCGTCGAGGGCGTCGACGTCTACGCCTACCCGCACAACGAGACCTCGACCGGCGTCATGGCGCCCGTCGTCCGCGCTGCGGGTGACGACGGCGCGCTGACCGTCGTCGACGCCACGAGCGCCGCCGGTGGTGCCGCGTTCGACGTCGCCGCGACCGACGTCTACTACTTCGCACCGCAGAAGAACTTCGCCTCGGACGGAGGGCTGTGGCTCGCCCTGTTCTCCCCAGCCGCGATCGAGCGCGTCGAGCGCATCGCCGCCTCGGACCGCTACATCCCGGAGTTCCTCTCCCTGCAGAACGCCGTCGACAACTCGCGGCTCGACCAGACGCTGAACACCCCGGCGCTCGCGACCCTGCTGCTGCTCGACGACCAGGTCGACTGGATCAACCAGTCCGGTGGTCTGGCGTGGGCCGACACCCGCACGAAGACGTCGTCGTCGACGATCTACGACTGGGCCGAGGCCTCCGACCACGCCACCCCGTTCGTCACCGACCCCGCCCACCGGTCGCAGGTCGTGGCGACGATCGACCTCGACGAGTCGATCGACGCGAAGGCCGTCGCCGCGACGCTCCGCGCGAACGGCATCGTCGACACTG
The sequence above is drawn from the Curtobacterium sp. MR_MD2014 genome and encodes:
- the serC gene encoding phosphoserine transaminase, whose protein sequence is MADIVIPAELLPTDGRFGCGPSKIRGAQLESLVTRGATILGTSHRQKPVKDLVGSVRRGLADLFQLPDGYEVVLGNGGSTAFWDAAAFGLVERRAENLSFGEFGSKFAKATDTPWLETPHVVEAPGGSLAALEPVEGVDVYAYPHNETSTGVMAPVVRAAGDDGALTVVDATSAAGGAAFDVAATDVYYFAPQKNFASDGGLWLALFSPAAIERVERIAASDRYIPEFLSLQNAVDNSRLDQTLNTPALATLLLLDDQVDWINQSGGLAWADTRTKTSSSTIYDWAEASDHATPFVTDPAHRSQVVATIDLDESIDAKAVAATLRANGIVDTEPYRKLGRNQLRVATFTAIDPDDVAKLVRAIDFVIGELRG
- a CDS encoding metal-dependent transcriptional regulator, which encodes MTDLVDTTEMYLRTILDLEEEGIVPLRARISERLGHSGPTVSQTIARMERDGLVVVSGDRHLELTGEGRSRATHVMRKHRLAERLLADVIGLDWAFVHDEACRWEHVMSEQVEVRLLEMLGNPTESPYGNPIPGLAEIGGPTAGQFLDGVQNIVAATDGTDAVAVGVVRRLGEPVQFEPELLHQLRTAGVMPGRVARVQRAGAYVAVRVDGEDAGIELPTEVAQHVYIERD
- a CDS encoding C40 family peptidase; its protein translation is MTQTGSAADDQTPANPTNTANDAPLTRRAARQTEAPARRITPVRDAPLPGGRRAAQAARAAETAKASSSARKRRFLAPVVLTVAAGMFGTVAVAPAFAATQQTGSTAADAQRQVRTTQAQQFSVSDAVALAGTSRDGYGATAQSTLDAEAAQKAAAEQAAAAQAQAAATQAARAQTAKQYSSYSGPSANEIATTAAAANTPFSLPAVVATAKQYIGTPYVFGGADPSGFDCSGYIMYVYAQYGISLPHSVPLQDAAGTTIPESQAQPGDVVIFNDGSHDGFYMGNGMIMDAPKPGGSVSIRPIWTSSYHIVRFGI